One genomic region from Haloarcula sp. DT43 encodes:
- a CDS encoding TrmB family transcriptional regulator → MDDSELTDILEDAGLSPYQAEAYVALLGLGTASATDIADSCDVPDPRIYDVLRDLESKGYIETFQQDSLTARARNPDVVLEDLRSRSSKYLDAAETIEERWNQPEISDHEVSIVKRFETVVSRARELIGTAENQIQVGVNPEQFYAVREELVAAHDRGVNIKLSICTGPGEEVPPLSDIEGTCTEARNREIPAPFFVLVDRTWTCFAPHHDSVNEYGVLVKDRTHTYVFHWFFLTCLWEIWDTLYTERTPETPTTYVDLRHAVRDIEPLLNEGASIEAVVRGYDTETKESVELTGRITAVDYTGSSIGRTDPVPLAQLAGRISATLVTDDGTYEVGGWGAVIEEVEATEITITDVTYE, encoded by the coding sequence ATGGACGACAGCGAACTAACCGATATCCTCGAAGACGCCGGGCTCTCCCCGTACCAGGCGGAGGCCTACGTGGCGTTGCTGGGGCTGGGGACGGCGTCGGCGACGGACATCGCCGACTCCTGTGACGTTCCGGACCCGCGCATATACGACGTGCTCCGGGACCTGGAGTCGAAGGGGTACATCGAGACGTTCCAGCAGGACAGCCTGACCGCCCGCGCGCGCAACCCCGACGTGGTGCTCGAGGACCTGCGGTCCCGGTCGAGCAAGTACCTCGACGCGGCCGAGACCATCGAGGAACGCTGGAACCAGCCCGAGATATCCGACCACGAAGTCAGCATCGTCAAGCGCTTCGAGACGGTCGTCAGCCGGGCCAGGGAGCTCATCGGGACGGCGGAAAACCAGATTCAGGTCGGCGTGAACCCCGAGCAGTTCTACGCGGTCCGGGAGGAACTCGTCGCCGCCCACGACCGCGGCGTGAACATCAAGCTCAGCATCTGCACGGGCCCCGGCGAGGAGGTCCCGCCGCTATCCGACATCGAGGGGACCTGTACGGAGGCCCGGAACCGCGAGATTCCGGCCCCGTTTTTCGTCCTCGTCGACCGGACCTGGACGTGCTTTGCGCCCCATCACGACTCGGTCAACGAGTACGGCGTGCTCGTCAAGGACCGTACTCACACCTACGTCTTCCACTGGTTCTTCCTGACCTGCCTGTGGGAAATCTGGGACACGCTGTACACCGAACGGACCCCCGAGACGCCGACGACCTACGTCGACCTCCGTCACGCCGTCCGCGACATCGAACCCCTGTTGAACGAGGGTGCGTCGATCGAGGCCGTCGTCAGGGGGTACGACACGGAGACGAAGGAGTCGGTCGAACTGACCGGGCGCATCACCGCCGTCGACTACACCGGGAGTAGCATCGGTCGGACCGACCCGGTCCCGCTGGCACAGCTGGCTGGCCGAATCAGTGCCACGCTGGTCACCGACGACGGGACGTACGAAGTCGGCGGCTGGGGAGCCGTAATCGAGGAAGTCGAGGCGACCGAGATTACGATTACGGACGTGACCTACGAGTGA
- a CDS encoding aldo/keto reductase, which yields MSDSSVTYTTLGSTGLDVSELCLGTMNFGSAEPWMLNDEAESRRILERALDLGINFFDTANAYSNGESERILGDAVDSARRDELVLASKVYFDMHDGPNGSGLSKKHIVDQCHATLDRLGVDYLDLYQIHRWDDDTPIEETLDALTYLVDEGLVRYIGASTMANWKFQKALYTADIEGYERFVSMQPEYNAVDRHEEANLLPVCEMEGVGVIPWSPLAGGFLAGKYERGDDPDEGRASTDEYTADRFSEENWAVLDEVRAIADAKEVTPAQVSLAWLCHQDVVDAPIIGPRTMAQLEENVGALAVDLTDEESARIEAPKQPHWPVEGKD from the coding sequence ATGAGCGATTCGTCGGTGACGTACACCACGCTCGGGTCGACGGGGCTGGACGTGTCCGAACTCTGTCTGGGAACGATGAACTTCGGGAGCGCGGAGCCCTGGATGCTAAACGACGAGGCCGAGAGCCGCCGGATACTCGAACGGGCGCTGGACCTCGGTATCAACTTCTTCGATACCGCCAACGCGTACTCGAACGGCGAGAGCGAGCGGATACTGGGCGACGCCGTCGACTCGGCCCGCCGGGACGAGCTGGTCCTGGCCTCGAAGGTGTACTTCGACATGCACGACGGGCCGAACGGCAGCGGTCTCTCGAAGAAACACATCGTCGACCAGTGTCACGCGACGCTGGACCGTCTCGGCGTCGACTACCTGGACCTCTACCAGATACACCGGTGGGACGACGACACGCCCATCGAGGAGACGCTGGACGCGCTGACCTATCTCGTCGACGAAGGGCTGGTCCGCTACATCGGCGCGAGCACGATGGCCAACTGGAAGTTCCAGAAGGCGCTGTACACGGCCGATATCGAGGGGTACGAGCGGTTCGTCTCGATGCAGCCGGAGTACAACGCCGTCGACCGCCACGAGGAGGCGAACCTCTTGCCGGTGTGTGAGATGGAGGGGGTCGGCGTCATCCCGTGGTCGCCCCTGGCCGGCGGCTTCCTGGCCGGGAAGTACGAGCGCGGTGACGACCCCGACGAGGGGCGGGCGAGCACGGACGAGTACACGGCCGACCGGTTCAGCGAGGAGAACTGGGCGGTCCTCGACGAGGTGCGTGCTATCGCCGACGCGAAGGAGGTGACGCCGGCGCAGGTCAGCCTGGCGTGGCTCTGTCACCAGGACGTCGTCGACGCGCCGATAATCGGCCCGCGGACGATGGCCCAACTGGAGGAGAACGTCGGCGCGCTCGCCGTCGACCTGACCGACGAGGAGTCGGCCCGCATCGAGGCCCCGAAACAGCCACACTGGCCCGTCGAGGGCAAGGACTGA
- the gfcR gene encoding transcriptional regulator GfcR, with protein MKNIDDLVDSASDLAQRGLSKGEIADELNVSRETASWLVERSGTGTEPDTGGDGGGPHDIHVDWSAVGRDSNRLYHAGAAMADLLSKKGDGVDLTIGIEKAGAPLATTVARELETDLGTYAPTKHQWDDDESETTDGSFSRNFAQIRDRDCYVVDDTITSGKTMGETIDAIHEQGGNPVACVVLADKRGVGDIRGVPVYSLLQVIRVGSDGDS; from the coding sequence ATGAAGAACATCGACGACCTCGTCGACAGTGCCTCCGACCTGGCACAGCGTGGCCTCTCGAAGGGCGAGATAGCCGACGAGCTCAACGTCTCCCGGGAGACGGCGAGTTGGCTTGTCGAACGCAGCGGCACCGGCACGGAACCGGACACGGGCGGCGACGGCGGCGGCCCCCACGACATCCACGTCGACTGGTCCGCCGTCGGTCGTGACAGCAACCGCCTGTACCACGCCGGGGCCGCGATGGCGGACCTGCTCTCGAAGAAAGGCGACGGCGTGGACCTCACCATCGGCATCGAGAAGGCTGGCGCGCCGCTCGCGACGACCGTCGCGCGGGAACTGGAGACCGACCTCGGGACGTACGCCCCGACCAAACACCAGTGGGACGACGACGAGAGCGAGACCACCGACGGCTCCTTCTCCCGGAACTTCGCACAGATTCGGGACCGCGACTGCTACGTCGTCGACGACACCATCACGAGCGGCAAGACGATGGGCGAGACCATCGACGCGATTCACGAGCAGGGCGGCAACCCCGTGGCCTGCGTCGTGCTGGCGGACAAGCGCGGCGTCGGCGACATCCGCGGCGTTCCGGTCTACTCCTTGCTACAGGTCATCCGGGTCGGCAGCGACGGCGATTCGTAA
- a CDS encoding DUF5800 family protein has product MTVLSFDEQGVDVVYEGTEFRLEKALIEDALQKSYPNVTDHEVLQMVEPEPALSGEPQRIAEIVN; this is encoded by the coding sequence ATGACTGTGCTGTCGTTCGACGAACAGGGCGTGGACGTCGTCTACGAGGGAACGGAGTTCCGCCTCGAAAAGGCCCTCATCGAGGACGCCCTCCAGAAATCGTATCCGAACGTGACCGACCACGAAGTGCTACAGATGGTCGAACCGGAGCCGGCGCTGTCGGGCGAACCCCAGCGCATCGCCGAGATAGTGAACTAA
- a CDS encoding thiolase domain-containing protein has protein sequence MSDPRIAGAGVTHFGEHPERTGRDLFAEAGLEALSAAGIDPEDAEALYYGNFMGELAEHQGHQGPLMAEAIGLDVPATRVEAACASAGAAIREAVKTIRNGEAEVVVVGGAERMTNIGTAAATDALAIAADDLYEVRAGMTFPGAYALMARSYFAQYGGSREDLAHIAVKNHEHALVNEHAQIQKEITVEDALEAPTIADPLGLYDSCPITDGAAAAVLTTEAYAAEHDLDAPVAITGTGQGGDNLALQDRPHLAQTPAADKAAEEAYDDAGVGPDDVDVAEVHDCFTIAEVFAIESLGFYERGEGIAAARDGETTRDGDLPVNLSGGLKAKGHPVGATGVAQLATVAWLLDGSHPRADAVPDGTVGVAHNAGGTVASTTVHVMEVQE, from the coding sequence ATGTCAGACCCACGAATCGCCGGGGCCGGCGTGACCCACTTCGGGGAACACCCCGAGCGGACCGGTCGGGACCTGTTCGCCGAGGCCGGGCTCGAAGCCCTGTCGGCGGCCGGAATCGACCCGGAGGACGCTGAGGCGCTCTACTACGGCAACTTCATGGGAGAGCTCGCGGAACACCAGGGCCACCAGGGGCCGCTGATGGCCGAGGCCATCGGACTGGACGTCCCCGCCACTCGCGTCGAAGCCGCCTGTGCGTCGGCCGGTGCGGCCATCCGCGAGGCCGTCAAGACGATTCGGAACGGCGAGGCGGAGGTCGTGGTCGTCGGCGGCGCGGAGCGGATGACCAACATCGGGACGGCCGCGGCGACGGACGCGCTCGCCATCGCCGCCGACGACCTCTACGAGGTCCGGGCCGGGATGACCTTCCCCGGGGCGTACGCGCTGATGGCTCGGTCGTACTTCGCCCAGTACGGCGGCTCCCGCGAGGACCTCGCCCACATCGCCGTCAAGAACCACGAGCACGCGCTGGTCAACGAGCACGCCCAGATTCAGAAGGAAATCACCGTCGAGGACGCGCTGGAGGCCCCGACGATTGCGGACCCGCTCGGCCTGTACGACTCCTGTCCGATAACCGACGGGGCCGCGGCCGCCGTCCTGACGACGGAGGCCTACGCCGCGGAACACGACCTCGACGCCCCGGTCGCTATCACCGGGACCGGACAGGGCGGCGACAACCTCGCGCTGCAGGACCGACCGCACCTGGCACAGACGCCCGCCGCGGACAAGGCCGCCGAGGAGGCCTACGACGACGCCGGCGTCGGGCCCGACGACGTGGACGTCGCCGAAGTCCACGACTGTTTCACCATCGCAGAGGTGTTCGCAATCGAGTCGCTCGGGTTCTACGAGCGCGGCGAGGGCATCGCTGCCGCCCGGGACGGCGAGACGACCCGCGACGGCGACCTGCCGGTGAACCTCTCTGGCGGGCTGAAAGCGAAGGGCCACCCGGTCGGCGCGACCGGCGTCGCCCAACTGGCCACCGTGGCCTGGCTCCTCGACGGCTCCCATCCGCGGGCCGACGCGGTGCCCGACGGGACCGTCGGCGTCGCACACAACGCCGGCGGCACGGTGGCGTCCACGACCGTCCACGTCATGGAGGTGCAGGAATGA
- a CDS encoding Zn-ribbon domain-containing OB-fold protein — protein sequence MTESARDGEYDEWLDSIESGEGYYLECPNGHGWLPPRQVCPRCHERDLSRVDLPDSGEIASHTTITVPTPQFEDDAPYVTAIVDFGPVSVTGLVRDVDPDEVAIDDVVGLDVGERVTTGERAVVFRPR from the coding sequence ATGACCGAATCCGCACGGGACGGGGAGTACGACGAGTGGCTCGACAGCATCGAGTCCGGCGAGGGCTACTACCTCGAATGTCCGAACGGCCACGGGTGGCTCCCGCCGCGACAGGTGTGCCCTCGCTGTCACGAGCGGGACCTCTCGCGGGTCGACCTGCCCGACTCCGGCGAGATTGCCAGCCACACCACGATTACGGTCCCGACGCCGCAGTTCGAGGACGACGCCCCCTACGTTACCGCTATCGTCGACTTCGGCCCGGTCTCGGTCACGGGACTGGTCCGCGACGTGGACCCGGACGAGGTTGCCATCGACGACGTGGTCGGTCTCGACGTCGGCGAGCGGGTGACGACCGGCGAACGGGCCGTCGTGTTCCGGCCGCGCTGA
- a CDS encoding alpha/beta fold hydrolase: MKFRKALGAVVGAVGATAAANRVLQSRAGAFEPMLDGEQGTYRWRGFDVAYTEAGDPSDPDLVLFHGINAAASSHEFHTVFDTLAEDYHVIAPDLPGFGHTDRPPLLYSASLYTAFVRDFIEDNTTDATVVASSLTGAYAASAAREVAVEELVLVCPTDSSMGNRTVWLRSLLRAPVVGEAIYNLTVSKPSIRHFHADHGYYDMDNLTDDVVDYEWQSGHQPGARFAPASFVSGFLDPEEDLGEVLASLDVPVTLVWGEDADITPLSEGRALAEQADAMLVVFGDSLLLPHVEHPEAFVDVVHDRVTSVTVEN; encoded by the coding sequence ATGAAGTTCCGCAAGGCGCTCGGTGCGGTCGTCGGTGCGGTCGGCGCGACAGCCGCGGCCAACCGCGTACTCCAGTCGCGGGCCGGCGCGTTCGAACCGATGCTCGACGGGGAACAGGGGACGTACCGCTGGCGCGGGTTCGACGTCGCGTACACGGAGGCCGGCGACCCGTCGGACCCGGACCTCGTGTTGTTCCACGGCATCAACGCCGCCGCCAGCAGCCACGAGTTCCACACGGTGTTCGACACGCTGGCCGAGGACTACCACGTCATCGCGCCGGACCTGCCGGGCTTCGGACACACCGACCGGCCGCCGCTTTTGTACTCGGCGTCGCTGTACACGGCCTTCGTGCGGGATTTCATCGAAGACAACACCACCGACGCGACCGTCGTCGCGTCGTCGCTGACCGGGGCCTACGCCGCCAGCGCGGCGCGGGAGGTCGCGGTCGAGGAACTCGTGCTCGTCTGCCCGACGGACTCCTCGATGGGGAACCGCACCGTCTGGCTCCGCTCGCTGCTGCGCGCGCCCGTCGTCGGCGAGGCCATCTACAACCTCACCGTTTCGAAGCCCTCCATCCGCCACTTCCACGCCGACCACGGCTACTACGACATGGACAACCTCACCGACGACGTGGTCGACTACGAGTGGCAGAGCGGCCACCAGCCCGGCGCGCGGTTCGCACCGGCGTCGTTCGTCTCGGGCTTTCTCGACCCCGAGGAGGACCTCGGCGAGGTGCTGGCGAGTCTCGACGTACCAGTGACGCTGGTCTGGGGCGAGGACGCGGACATCACGCCGCTGTCAGAGGGCCGTGCCCTGGCCGAACAGGCCGACGCGATGCTCGTCGTGTTCGGCGACTCGCTGCTCTTGCCCCACGTCGAACACCCCGAGGCGTTCGTCGACGTGGTCCACGACAGGGTGACGTCGGTGACGGTCGAGAACTGA
- the meaB gene encoding methylmalonyl Co-A mutase-associated GTPase MeaB, whose product MSDLVEDLLAGKHSALARVITKIENRSPGYREIISALHQHTGTADVVGVTGSPGAGKSTLVDKVAATYRERGQTVGVIAIDPSSPFSGGAVLGDRIRMASNAGDMDVFFRSMSARGSLGGLSTATTDAVTALDAFGKDKIIVETVGAGQNEVDIVRTADTVAVLVPPGSGDDVQMLKAGILEIGDVFVVNKADLDGADRTVQQLREMLQGRSGRPDTGHHGATELAAADAASADDPAEGDMEAWTPPIVETVANRGEGVEDFLGALADHGDYLDRTGRRERQARERFAAEIRTLLREDANELLSDELDRRGGIEQYVDAVVERHTDPYTVVDDVLAPLRECLDEPRDDA is encoded by the coding sequence ATGAGCGACCTCGTCGAGGACCTGCTCGCGGGCAAGCACAGCGCCCTCGCCAGGGTCATCACAAAGATAGAGAACCGGTCGCCGGGGTACCGGGAGATAATCTCCGCGCTCCACCAGCACACCGGGACGGCCGATGTCGTCGGCGTGACCGGCAGTCCCGGCGCGGGCAAGTCCACGCTGGTCGACAAAGTGGCGGCGACCTACCGCGAGCGGGGCCAGACCGTCGGCGTCATCGCCATCGACCCGTCGTCGCCGTTCTCCGGCGGCGCAGTGCTCGGCGACCGGATACGGATGGCCTCGAACGCCGGTGACATGGACGTGTTCTTCCGGTCGATGTCCGCCCGGGGCTCGCTGGGCGGGCTGTCGACGGCGACGACCGACGCCGTGACCGCGCTGGACGCCTTCGGCAAGGACAAGATAATCGTCGAGACGGTCGGGGCGGGGCAAAACGAGGTCGACATCGTCCGCACCGCCGACACGGTCGCGGTGCTCGTCCCGCCGGGCAGTGGCGACGACGTGCAGATGCTCAAGGCGGGCATCCTCGAAATCGGCGACGTGTTCGTCGTCAACAAGGCCGACCTCGACGGGGCCGACCGGACGGTCCAGCAGCTCCGTGAGATGCTGCAGGGCCGGAGCGGGCGGCCCGACACCGGCCACCACGGCGCGACCGAACTCGCGGCCGCCGACGCCGCGTCCGCCGACGACCCCGCGGAGGGCGACATGGAGGCGTGGACCCCCCCAATCGTGGAGACGGTCGCCAACCGGGGCGAGGGCGTCGAGGACTTCCTCGGCGCGCTGGCCGACCACGGAGACTATCTGGACCGGACCGGCCGCCGCGAGCGGCAGGCGCGCGAGCGCTTCGCCGCCGAGATTCGGACCCTGCTCAGAGAAGACGCCAACGAACTGCTCTCCGACGAACTCGACCGACGGGGCGGCATCGAGCAGTACGTCGACGCCGTCGTCGAACGCCACACCGACCCGTACACGGTCGTCGACGACGTGCTCGCGCCGCTGCGGGAGTGTCTCGACGAGCCCCGCGACGACGCCTGA
- a CDS encoding cobalamin B12-binding domain-containing protein has protein sequence MSVEQEQTERTIRCLVAKVGLDGHDRGAHVIARALRDAGFEVIYSGLHRAPEEVVQAAVQEDVDVVGISILSGAHNTLVPKILDGLKEYDAFDDRLILVGGIVPDDDKDELRELGVDEIFGPGASMEEMIDYIHEHAPER, from the coding sequence ATGAGTGTCGAGCAGGAGCAGACGGAACGGACCATCAGGTGTCTGGTGGCGAAAGTCGGACTCGACGGCCACGACCGCGGCGCACACGTCATCGCCCGGGCGCTCCGTGACGCCGGCTTCGAAGTGATTTACTCGGGACTCCACCGAGCGCCGGAGGAAGTCGTGCAGGCCGCGGTCCAGGAGGACGTCGACGTCGTCGGCATCTCCATCCTCTCGGGGGCGCACAACACGCTCGTCCCGAAGATTCTCGACGGCCTGAAGGAGTACGACGCCTTCGACGACCGGCTCATCCTCGTCGGCGGCATCGTTCCCGACGACGACAAGGACGAACTCCGCGAGCTGGGCGTCGACGAGATATTCGGGCCGGGCGCGTCGATGGAGGAGATGATAGACTACATCCACGAGCACGCGCCCGAGCGATGA
- a CDS encoding glycosyltransferase family 2 protein, whose protein sequence is MRTVAVIPAYNESSTIGSVIDGTSQYVDEVVVIDDGSSDDTAAIAREHGAHVVTHVFNTGVGGAVRTGYQYAIRHDYDFVVQVDADGQHDPEKIPTLLAHAEDADMVIGSRYLNESIDDYPLVRRLGITFFTTVVRKLGGIDITDVTSGFRVYRVSALADILHRSDNHWAVEQTLDAAQRGHRIEEVSIEMPIRDEGESQFSLDTLVLYPLRMTDTVFRVLLFR, encoded by the coding sequence GTGCGAACAGTCGCCGTCATCCCCGCGTACAACGAGTCCAGCACCATCGGGTCGGTGATTGACGGGACCAGCCAGTACGTCGACGAGGTCGTCGTCATCGACGACGGGTCGTCGGACGACACCGCGGCCATCGCCCGCGAGCACGGCGCACACGTCGTCACCCACGTGTTCAACACCGGCGTCGGCGGGGCCGTCAGGACCGGCTACCAGTACGCCATCCGCCACGACTATGACTTCGTCGTGCAGGTCGACGCCGACGGGCAACACGACCCGGAGAAGATTCCGACGCTGCTTGCCCACGCGGAGGACGCGGACATGGTCATCGGCAGCCGCTACCTGAACGAGAGCATCGACGACTACCCGCTGGTCCGGCGTCTGGGCATCACCTTCTTTACGACCGTCGTGCGGAAGCTCGGCGGCATCGACATCACCGACGTGACCAGCGGCTTCCGCGTCTACCGCGTGTCGGCGCTGGCCGACATCCTCCACCGCTCGGACAACCACTGGGCGGTCGAGCAGACCCTCGACGCGGCCCAACGGGGTCACCGCATCGAAGAAGTCTCGATAGAGATGCCGATTCGGGACGAGGGCGAGTCGCAGTTCAGCCTCGACACGCTCGTGCTCTACCCGCTCCGGATGACCGACACGGTGTTTCGCGTCCTCCTCTTTCGCTAA
- a CDS encoding DUF2304 domain-containing protein, giving the protein MVLGFDYSLVNLLSLVVGLAFLANGYVIVRSERESLELFVMSLLLGAGLIVVAVVPNVFEVVARLLGLEWKARAILVVSNLTLFVAVTYLLNRIGHMYDRLSRLNEELSLLRSELEEHQLRTEDEQDD; this is encoded by the coding sequence ATGGTCCTCGGATTCGACTACTCACTGGTCAATCTCCTGTCGCTAGTCGTCGGGCTGGCCTTCCTCGCCAACGGCTACGTCATCGTCAGGAGCGAACGGGAATCGCTGGAGCTGTTCGTGATGTCGCTACTGCTGGGCGCGGGGCTCATCGTCGTCGCCGTCGTCCCCAACGTCTTCGAGGTCGTGGCGCGGCTGCTGGGCCTAGAGTGGAAGGCGCGTGCCATCCTCGTCGTCTCGAACCTGACGCTGTTCGTCGCGGTGACGTACCTGCTCAACCGCATCGGCCACATGTACGACCGGCTGTCGCGGCTGAACGAGGAGCTGAGCCTCCTCCGGAGCGAGCTGGAGGAACACCAGCTACGGACCGAGGACGAGCAGGATGACTGA
- a CDS encoding polysaccharide deacetylase family protein → MTDRAVLSIDFELFTQTPAYRSASGTTGRDGVGLDGGRFFRAALADHGATATAFVVSSVAESHPEAVRALADAGLEVASHTHTHQLLSALDSDGRRAELTQSKDVLERVTGERVAGFRAPAFDITEDHFDLLAEAGYAYDSSVVSSRSIPGWYGGEYDVHEPVPASAVRPDAPDTITEFPASVMPGLQLPLTGTWLRFFGPRYTVLGMKMLARRGLTPMLYVHPWELVDLPAVEGVPTRVYVRTGDWMRRAVEYILERDFEFTTARTVLEGGDTTAARLRGGETP, encoded by the coding sequence ATGACTGACCGGGCGGTGCTGTCGATAGATTTCGAGCTGTTCACCCAGACACCGGCCTACCGGAGCGCGTCGGGGACGACCGGCCGCGACGGCGTCGGCCTCGACGGCGGCCGGTTCTTCAGGGCGGCGCTCGCGGACCACGGCGCGACTGCGACCGCGTTCGTGGTGTCGTCGGTCGCCGAGTCCCACCCCGAGGCCGTGCGGGCGCTCGCCGACGCAGGGCTGGAGGTCGCCTCTCACACGCACACCCACCAGTTGCTCTCGGCCCTCGACAGCGACGGGCGACGGGCGGAACTGACCCAGTCGAAGGACGTGCTGGAGCGGGTCACCGGCGAGCGCGTCGCCGGGTTCCGCGCACCCGCCTTCGACATCACCGAGGACCACTTCGACCTGCTGGCCGAGGCCGGCTACGCGTACGATTCGAGCGTCGTCTCCAGCCGGTCGATACCGGGGTGGTACGGCGGCGAGTACGACGTCCACGAACCGGTGCCGGCGTCGGCGGTGCGCCCGGACGCGCCGGACACTATCACCGAGTTCCCGGCCAGTGTCATGCCCGGCCTGCAGTTGCCCCTGACCGGGACCTGGCTCCGGTTTTTCGGCCCGCGGTACACGGTACTGGGCATGAAGATGCTGGCCCGCCGGGGCCTGACGCCGATGCTGTACGTCCACCCGTGGGAACTGGTCGACCTGCCGGCCGTCGAGGGGGTGCCGACGCGGGTGTACGTCAGGACCGGCGACTGGATGCGGCGGGCCGTCGAGTACATCCTGGAGCGGGACTTCGAGTTCACGACGGCGCGGACGGTCCTGGAGGGTGGAGACACGACCGCGGCGCGGCTACGCGGGGGCGAGACGCCGTGA
- a CDS encoding lysylphosphatidylglycerol synthase transmembrane domain-containing protein has protein sequence MTSRARDVGITVAQYGLAVAALAWLLTQFDIGSAVDLLAGVESGTALAVVAVSALGICGRAYSWYAVVRPLAPVRFRTAAGTTLIVNFVNQLLPSRLSGRLAAPFVLRSQTGMAYSDAAAASALHTGIFALYYGVAATAGLVLAVPLLRVELLLLLALATSLYFAAGLTILLGGLNLSYLDRFIGWLSGAAARVPRVGEKLAARLDGLLAFTDSSTATFRRLAGEPGVWLRYAVGWTVDLVLAPGVRVGLLLGSFGVAFEPLVAVPLYLLVAYAVTLLPLTPGGIGVTEATATAVFVALGVPAEVVVPVVFVDRFLSIYLPSLAGWYPSVRLDVASLTTE, from the coding sequence GTGACGAGCCGGGCGCGCGACGTAGGCATCACGGTCGCCCAGTACGGCCTGGCCGTCGCGGCGCTCGCGTGGCTGCTCACGCAGTTCGACATCGGGAGCGCGGTCGACCTGCTCGCCGGCGTCGAGTCCGGGACGGCGCTCGCAGTCGTCGCCGTCAGCGCCCTCGGCATCTGTGGCCGGGCGTACTCCTGGTACGCGGTCGTCAGGCCGCTCGCACCGGTCCGGTTCCGGACCGCCGCCGGGACGACGCTCATCGTGAACTTCGTCAACCAACTGCTCCCGTCGCGGCTCTCCGGGCGGCTGGCCGCGCCGTTCGTCCTCCGGAGCCAGACCGGGATGGCCTACAGCGACGCCGCCGCCGCGTCGGCGCTGCACACCGGCATCTTCGCGCTGTACTACGGCGTCGCGGCGACCGCTGGGCTCGTCCTGGCGGTGCCGTTGCTGCGGGTCGAACTCCTCCTGTTGCTGGCGCTGGCCACGAGCCTGTACTTCGCGGCCGGCCTCACGATACTGCTCGGGGGCCTCAACCTCTCGTATCTGGACCGGTTCATCGGCTGGCTGTCCGGGGCCGCGGCCCGGGTCCCGCGCGTCGGCGAGAAGCTGGCGGCCCGTCTCGACGGCCTGCTCGCGTTCACCGACAGCTCGACGGCGACGTTCCGGAGACTGGCGGGCGAGCCGGGAGTGTGGCTCCGCTACGCGGTCGGCTGGACCGTCGACCTCGTCCTCGCGCCCGGCGTCCGCGTCGGCCTGCTACTGGGGAGTTTCGGCGTGGCGTTCGAACCGCTGGTCGCGGTGCCACTGTACCTCCTGGTCGCCTACGCCGTGACGCTCCTGCCGCTGACGCCCGGCGGCATCGGCGTCACCGAGGCGACGGCGACGGCGGTGTTCGTCGCGCTGGGCGTCCCGGCGGAGGTCGTCGTCCCCGTCGTCTTCGTCGACCGGTTCCTGAGCATCTACCTGCCGTCGCTCGCGGGCTGGTATCCGTCCGTTCGACTCGACGTGGCGTCACTGACGACGGAATAG